A DNA window from Helianthus annuus cultivar XRQ/B chromosome 15, HanXRQr2.0-SUNRISE, whole genome shotgun sequence contains the following coding sequences:
- the LOC110912639 gene encoding probable aquaporin TIP3-2 — protein sequence MPPRFAIGRADEATHPDSARATLSEFLSTFLFVFAGEGALLALNKMYGPDHGLGAAGLVLVALAHALALFAAVASSLNVSGGHINPAVTFGTLVAGRVSLVRALYYWVAQLLGAVVASLLLRLATDGMRPVGFTVAAGVGNLNALLMEIVLTFGLVYTVFATAIDHKRGTLGTIAPLAIGFIVGANILVGGPFDGASMNPARAFGPALVGWRWNNHWVYWLGPFIGAAIAGLIYEFGIIQPEVTAHTHHQPLAPEDY from the exons ATGCCGCCGCGTTTCGCCATTGGCCGGGCTGATGAAGCCACCCACCCCGATTCCGCACGCGccaccttgtccgagtttctCTCCACCTTCTTGTTCGTCTTTGCCGGCGAAGGCGCCCTCCTTGCTCTAA ATAAGATGTATGGCCCTGACCACGGGCTGGGAGCAGCGGGGCTGGTGCTCGTAGCGCTAGCTCACGCGCTAGCGTTGTTTGCCGCTGTGGCGTCGAGTTTAAACGTGTCCGGTGGACACATAAACCCGGCGGTCACGTTTGGTACTCTTGTAGCCGGGAGAGTCTCGTTGGTTCGAGCCTTGTATTACTGGGTAGCTCAGCTTCTAGGTGCTGTTGTCGCCTCGTTGCTACTCCGGCTAGCCACCGACGGCATG AGACCCGTTGGGTTTACAGTTGCCGCGGGTGTCGGGAACTTAAACGCTTTATTGATGGAGATTGTGCTAACATTCGGGTTAGTTTACACCGTTTTCGCAACGGCAATCGATCATAAACGAGGGACGTTGGGGACGATAGCTCCCTTGGCGATAGGGTTTATAGTGGGTGCTAATATTCTGGTGGGAGGGCCGTTCGATGGGGCGTCGATGAATCCAGCAAGGGCGTTTGGGCCGGCGTTGGTGGGGTGGCGGTGGAACAACCATTGGGTGTATTGGCTTGGGCCATTTATCGGGGCGGCTATAGCCGGGTTGATATATGAGTTTGGGATCATACAGCCGGAGGTGACGGCTCATACGCACCACCAGCCACTGGCTCCAGAGGATTACTAG
- the LOC110912637 gene encoding probable protein phosphatase 2C 33 yields the protein MGSCLGGESRSPRQSPLKRRKKSMSMSMTTSSSFKEEHLHLHRIPGRMFLNGSSEFASLYTQQGKKGTNQDAMIVWEDFGSRRDTVFCGVFDGHGPFGHMVAKRVRDSLPLKLREVDTSDVLPPVNEASEKFQAWKDLFLNAFKVMDRELRMHTNIDCFCSGSTAVTLIKQGEDLIIGNVGDSRAILCTRDERNSLVALQLTVDLKPNLPAEAERIRKSKGRVFALQEEPSVTRVWLPNNDSPGLAMARAFGDFCLKDFGLISIPDIFYRRLTENDQFVVLASDGIWDVLTNKDVIDIVASAESRSCAARAVVESAVRAWNHKYPTSKVDDCAVVCLFLTPPPNTISMASGTTQIREEEEEEGIGTTDVEEDLVDHVLDEDPDGGDVIHWSALDGVTRANTLLNLPEFMPEEPHNKKTN from the exons ATGGGGTCCTGCTTGGGTGGAGAAAGCAGGAGCCCTCGCCAATCACCCCTCAAAAGGAGGAAGAAATCAATGTCAATGTCAATGACAACCTCATCCTCGTTTAAGGAAGAGCACCTGCATCTGCATCGGATCCCCGGGAGGATGTTTTTGAATGGCTCCAGTGAATTTGCTTCTTTGTATACTCAGCAAGGCAAAAAGGGTACCAATCAAGATGCCATGATTGTTTGGGAG GATTTCGGGTCAAGAAGAGACACAGTCTTCTGTGGTGTATTTGATGGTCATGGACCATTTGGACACATGGTTGCTAAGAGAGTAAGAGACTCGCTACCCTTGAAGTTAAGGGAAGTCGATACAAGTGATGTCTTACCGCCGGTTAATGAAGCATCTGAGAAATTTCAGGCTTGGAAAGACTTGTTTCTCAATGCTTTTAAAGTCATGGATAGGGAACTAAGGATGCATACTAATATTGACTGTTTTTGTAGCGGGTCGACAGCTGTCACGTTGATTAAACAG GGTGAGGATCTTATAATTGGGAATGTTGGGGATTCTAGAGCTATTTTGTGTACAAGAGATGAACGCAATTCTCTTGTTGCGCTTCAGTTGACTGTGGATCTAAAACCAAACCTTCCAG CGGAAGCGGAACGGATCCGTAAAAGCAAAGGTCGAGTTTTTGCTCTTCAAGAGGAACCCAGTGTAACTCGAGTTTGGCTACCTAATAACGACTCTCCGGGTCTAGCCATGGCTCGTGCTTTTGGGGacttttgccttaaagattttgGTCTTATTTCTATTCCAGATATCTTTTATCGACGTTTAACAGAAAATGACCAGTTTGTGGTCTTGGCAAGTGACGGG ATTTGGGACGTGCTGACAAACAAAGATGTGATTGACATCGTGGCGTCTGCTGAATCGCGTTCTTGTGCAGCTCGAGCGGTGGTGGAGTCAGCGGTGCGTGCGTGGAATCATAAATACCCGACTTCTAAAGTTGACGATTGTGCAGTGGTTTGCCTTTTTCTTACCCCACCCCCAAACACTATCTCAATGGCGAGTGGTACAACGCAAATacgtgaagaagaagaagaagaaggaataGGAACCACCGATGTAGAGGAGGATTTGGTGGATCACGTCCTAGACGAGGACCCTGACGGGGGGGATGTAATACACTGGTCTGCCCTTGACGGCGTCACTCGTGCCAACACATTGTTAAATTTGCCTGAATTCATGCCGGAGGAGCCCCACAACAAGAAAACCAATTGA